Proteins encoded together in one Catellatospora citrea window:
- a CDS encoding nucleotide exchange factor GrpE, giving the protein MAHHPHSGTGPQADADPEGQAVREHVPRHGLDPPGPVAMDDDEVAVRDGHAGEPSAEAPDVEAPAGGPSAAELEGRLRRALADLDNLRKRYERQLTAEREQERARTAAVFLPVIDNLDLALAHADSDPSAVVDGVRAVRDQAVNTLSTLGFPRREDTGVPFDPMWHEAVSVVPNTGEPDGTVLQVIRPGYGEVDRQLRPATVVVAGNTQG; this is encoded by the coding sequence ATGGCACACCACCCGCACAGCGGCACCGGCCCGCAGGCCGACGCCGACCCCGAGGGCCAGGCCGTCCGGGAGCACGTGCCCCGGCACGGCCTGGACCCGCCCGGCCCGGTCGCGATGGACGACGACGAGGTCGCGGTGCGCGACGGCCACGCCGGGGAGCCGTCCGCCGAGGCCCCGGACGTCGAGGCGCCCGCCGGCGGCCCGTCGGCCGCCGAGTTGGAGGGCCGGTTGCGGCGGGCCCTGGCCGACCTCGACAACCTGCGCAAGCGGTACGAACGCCAGCTCACCGCCGAGCGCGAGCAGGAGCGGGCCCGCACCGCCGCGGTGTTCCTGCCCGTCATCGACAACCTCGACCTGGCCCTGGCGCACGCCGACAGCGACCCGTCCGCCGTCGTCGACGGGGTCCGGGCGGTACGCGACCAGGCGGTGAACACGCTGTCCACGCTCGGCTTCCCGCGCCGCGAGGACACCGGCGTGCCGTTCGACCCGATGTGGCACGAGGCGGTCAGCGTGGTGCCGAACACCGGCGAGCCCGACGGCACCGTGCTGCAGGTGATCCGGCCCGGCTACGGCGAGGTCGACCGGCAGCTGCGCCCGGCCACCGTCGTCGTCGCCGGCAACACCCAGGGGTGA
- the dnaK gene encoding molecular chaperone DnaK gives MAKAVGIDLGTTNSVIAVFEGGQPTVIQNAEGARTTPSVVAFTDAGERLVGQLARRQAILNPKGTIYSAKRFIGRHFDEISEEAKAVAFDVVPGPDGLVRFDVKGKMYSPEEISAQVLRKLVDDASKFLGEKVTQAVITVPAYFNDAQRTATKDAGRIAGLDVLRIINEPTAAALAYGLDKKGHETVLVFDLGGGTFDVSILDVGDGVVEVRATAGDSHLGGDDFDRRLVDHLADEFKNENGIDLRSDPQALQRLFEAAEKAKVELSSVTQTQVSLPFVTADASGPKHLTTTITRSKFEDLTKDLVQRCLGPVEQAMTDAKVTANDLDEVILVGGSTRIPAVQALVRRLTGGKDPNMSVNPDEVVALGAAIQAGVLTGEGPDVLLLDVIPLSLGLETLGGRMTKVIERNTTIPARRAETFSTAEDNQPAVDIHILQGERELAGDNRTLGKFRLENIRPAARGVPQIDVTFDVDANGILNVSAKDKDTGVEQAVTITDSGNLDRTDVERMVADAEAHRDEDTRTRQLIDTRNELESLTYQVEQRLGELGEAAPAHEKARAELLVSDARQAIKEEAPIDRLRSLIGDLQQLAQGLMARPSGPPPGGDAGQGGPAGPTAGARTGQGQGDDDVIDAEFSPS, from the coding sequence ATGGCCAAGGCAGTGGGTATCGATCTGGGCACCACGAACTCGGTGATCGCGGTGTTCGAGGGCGGTCAGCCGACGGTGATCCAGAACGCGGAGGGCGCGCGTACGACGCCGTCGGTGGTCGCGTTCACCGACGCGGGCGAACGCCTGGTCGGGCAGCTGGCCCGGCGGCAGGCGATCCTCAACCCGAAGGGCACGATCTACTCCGCGAAGCGCTTCATCGGCCGGCACTTCGACGAGATCAGCGAGGAGGCCAAGGCGGTCGCGTTCGACGTGGTGCCCGGCCCGGACGGGCTGGTCCGCTTCGACGTCAAGGGCAAGATGTACTCCCCCGAGGAGATCAGCGCCCAGGTGCTGCGCAAACTCGTCGACGACGCGTCGAAGTTCCTCGGTGAGAAGGTCACCCAGGCCGTCATCACCGTCCCGGCGTACTTCAACGACGCCCAGCGCACCGCGACCAAGGACGCCGGCCGCATCGCCGGGCTCGACGTGCTGCGCATCATCAACGAGCCCACCGCCGCGGCGCTGGCCTACGGCCTGGACAAGAAGGGCCACGAGACCGTCCTCGTGTTCGACCTCGGCGGCGGCACCTTCGACGTGAGCATCCTCGACGTCGGCGACGGCGTCGTCGAGGTGCGCGCCACCGCCGGCGACTCCCACCTCGGCGGCGACGACTTCGACCGCCGGCTGGTCGACCACCTCGCCGACGAGTTCAAGAACGAGAACGGCATCGACCTGCGCAGCGACCCGCAGGCGCTGCAGCGGCTGTTCGAGGCCGCCGAGAAGGCCAAGGTCGAGCTGTCCTCGGTCACCCAGACGCAGGTCAGCCTGCCGTTCGTGACCGCCGACGCGTCCGGCCCGAAGCACCTCACCACCACGATCACCCGGTCCAAGTTCGAGGACCTCACCAAGGACCTCGTCCAGCGCTGCCTGGGCCCGGTCGAGCAGGCGATGACCGACGCGAAGGTCACCGCCAACGACCTCGACGAGGTCATCCTCGTCGGCGGGTCCACCCGAATCCCGGCCGTGCAGGCCCTGGTGCGCCGCCTGACCGGCGGCAAGGACCCGAACATGAGCGTCAACCCGGACGAGGTCGTGGCGCTGGGCGCGGCGATCCAGGCCGGCGTGCTCACCGGTGAGGGACCGGACGTGCTGCTGCTCGACGTGATCCCGCTGTCGCTGGGTCTGGAGACCCTCGGCGGGCGGATGACCAAGGTCATCGAGCGCAACACGACGATCCCCGCGCGGCGGGCCGAGACGTTCTCCACGGCTGAGGACAACCAGCCCGCCGTGGACATCCACATCCTGCAGGGCGAGCGCGAACTCGCCGGGGACAACCGCACGCTGGGCAAGTTCCGGCTGGAGAACATCCGGCCCGCGGCCCGCGGCGTGCCGCAGATCGACGTCACCTTCGACGTCGACGCCAACGGCATCCTGAACGTGTCCGCCAAGGACAAGGACACCGGCGTCGAGCAGGCCGTCACCATCACCGACAGCGGCAACCTCGACCGCACCGACGTCGAGCGCATGGTCGCCGACGCCGAGGCGCACCGTGACGAGGACACCCGCACCCGGCAGCTCATCGACACCCGCAACGAGCTGGAGTCGCTGACCTACCAGGTCGAGCAGCGGCTGGGCGAGCTCGGCGAGGCCGCGCCCGCGCACGAGAAGGCCCGCGCGGAACTGCTCGTCAGCGACGCCCGGCAGGCCATCAAGGAGGAGGCGCCGATCGACCGGCTGCGCTCGCTCATCGGCGACCTGCAGCAGCTGGCGCAGGGCCTGATGGCGCGGCCCAGCGGACCGCCGCCCGGCGGCGACGCCGGACAGGGCGGGCCGGCGGGCCCGACCGCGGGCGCGCGCACCGGCCAGGGCCAGGGCGACGACGACGTCATCGACGCCGAGTTCTCGCCGAGCTGA
- a CDS encoding ribose-phosphate diphosphokinase — protein sequence MRDIAVFSGSAHPELAAEICAHLEVPLHPVRVSRFANDCLEVQLGANCRDRDVYLVQPLVPPVQEHLVELLLMLDAARGASAGRITVVMPHYAYARSDKKDAPRISIGGRLVADLLRTAGADRVLAMTLHSPQIHGFFSMPVDHLHALRELAGYFQQYDLADTVVVSPDLGNAKEAAAFARLLGTPVAAGAKQRYSDDRVQISAVIGDVADKHVIVLDDEIAKGSTVIELMEHLRGLNVRSIRLACTHGLFSDNALKRLSDQDGVLEIVCTNTVPIAAEKRVPKLKVLSVAPALAEAMRRIHNGESVSALFA from the coding sequence GTGCGTGACATCGCGGTGTTCAGCGGTAGTGCCCATCCCGAACTCGCGGCCGAGATCTGCGCCCACCTGGAAGTGCCGTTGCACCCGGTGCGGGTGTCGCGTTTCGCCAACGACTGCCTCGAGGTGCAGCTCGGCGCGAACTGCCGCGACCGTGACGTCTACCTGGTGCAGCCCCTCGTGCCGCCGGTGCAGGAACACCTGGTCGAACTGCTGCTGATGCTCGACGCGGCCCGGGGCGCGTCGGCGGGGCGGATCACCGTGGTGATGCCGCACTACGCGTACGCCCGCTCCGACAAGAAGGACGCGCCGCGCATCTCCATCGGCGGGCGGCTGGTCGCCGACCTGCTGCGCACCGCCGGAGCGGACCGGGTGCTGGCGATGACGCTGCACTCGCCGCAGATCCACGGCTTCTTCAGCATGCCGGTCGACCACCTGCACGCGCTGCGCGAGCTGGCCGGCTACTTCCAGCAGTACGACCTCGCCGACACCGTCGTGGTCTCACCCGACCTCGGCAACGCCAAGGAGGCGGCCGCGTTCGCCCGGCTGCTGGGCACGCCGGTGGCGGCCGGGGCCAAGCAGCGCTACAGCGACGACCGGGTGCAGATCAGCGCGGTCATCGGCGACGTCGCGGACAAGCACGTGATCGTGCTCGACGACGAGATCGCCAAGGGCAGCACCGTGATCGAGCTGATGGAGCACCTGCGCGGCCTGAACGTGCGCTCCATCCGCCTGGCCTGCACCCACGGCCTGTTCTCCGACAACGCCCTCAAGCGCCTCAGCGACCAGGACGGCGTCCTGGAGATCGTCTGCACCAACACGGTGCCGATCGCCGCCGAGAAGCGAGTGCCGAAGCTGAAGGTCCTCTCGGTCGCCCCCGCCCTGGCCGAAGCGATGCGCCGTATCCACAACGGCGAGTCCGTCAGCGCCCTGTTCGCCTGA
- a CDS encoding GTP-binding protein: MDSVRSDAAPVVLPTAVKILIAGHFGVGKTTMVGAVSEIRPLRTEEVLTDAGIGVDDLSGVEAKTHTTVAMDFGRITISRDLVLYLFGTPGQDRFSFLWDELASGAIGAVVLADTRRLKESFPCIDYFEDRETPFVVAVNCFEGSDRFTPADVQLALNLDPGTPVVMCDARDRTSSRAVLVALLQHVLSLPV, from the coding sequence ATGGACTCCGTACGCTCTGACGCGGCACCGGTCGTGCTGCCCACCGCGGTCAAGATCCTGATCGCGGGGCACTTCGGTGTCGGCAAGACCACGATGGTCGGCGCGGTCAGCGAGATCCGCCCGCTGCGCACCGAGGAGGTGCTCACCGACGCCGGGATCGGGGTCGACGACCTGTCCGGGGTGGAGGCCAAGACGCACACCACGGTCGCGATGGACTTCGGCCGCATCACCATCAGCCGCGACCTGGTGCTCTACCTGTTCGGCACGCCCGGCCAGGACCGCTTCTCGTTCCTCTGGGACGAACTGGCCTCCGGCGCCATCGGCGCGGTGGTGCTGGCCGACACCCGGCGGCTCAAGGAGAGCTTCCCCTGCATCGACTACTTCGAGGACCGCGAGACCCCGTTCGTGGTCGCCGTCAACTGCTTCGAGGGCAGCGACCGCTTCACCCCCGCCGACGTACAACTCGCCCTGAACCTCGACCCCGGCACACCCGTGGTGATGTGCGACGCCCGCGACCGCACCTCATCCCGCGCAGTCCTGGTCGCCCTCCTCCAACACGTCCTGTCCCTCCCCGTCTAA
- a CDS encoding DUF742 domain-containing protein, whose protein sequence is MEAPQEQWPDAVPVVRPYAMTSGRTTPVRGAFDLISIVLATRPPERDDGLHPESAQIIRHSQEPVSVAELAAELDLPAGTVMVLLGDLLAQRLIVTRSPTPARGVASRPVLEAVIHGLRTL, encoded by the coding sequence GTGGAGGCGCCACAGGAGCAGTGGCCTGACGCCGTGCCGGTGGTGCGGCCGTACGCGATGACGTCCGGCCGGACCACCCCCGTGCGCGGCGCGTTCGACCTCATCTCGATAGTGCTCGCCACCCGGCCGCCCGAACGCGACGACGGCCTGCACCCGGAGTCCGCGCAGATCATCCGGCACAGCCAGGAGCCCGTGTCGGTGGCCGAGCTGGCCGCCGAGCTGGACCTGCCCGCGGGCACGGTCATGGTGCTGCTCGGCGACCTGCTGGCGCAGCGGCTCATCGTCACCCGTTCCCCTACCCCGGCCCGCGGTGTGGCGAGCCGACCCGTACTCGAGGCGGTCATCCATGGACTCCGTACGCTCTGA
- a CDS encoding roadblock/LC7 domain-containing protein: MVTEKTAATVDLAWLVDDLVHRVVEARYAIILSTDGLLIAASAGLAKADAEHLAAAAAGMSSLARGAGRHFGDSVVRRTMIEFGTGYLFVTSAGNGACLAVVCGSDIDVGVAAYEMEMLVVRVGQYITTPVRQPAAAQG, from the coding sequence ATCGTGACGGAGAAGACCGCAGCGACCGTCGACCTCGCCTGGCTCGTGGACGACCTGGTCCACCGGGTCGTCGAGGCCAGGTACGCCATCATCCTGTCCACGGACGGGCTGCTCATCGCGGCCTCGGCGGGGCTGGCGAAGGCCGACGCCGAGCACCTGGCGGCGGCCGCGGCCGGGATGAGCAGCCTCGCCCGGGGCGCCGGCCGGCACTTCGGCGACAGCGTGGTGCGCCGGACCATGATCGAGTTCGGGACGGGTTACCTGTTCGTCACGTCGGCGGGCAACGGCGCGTGCCTGGCCGTGGTGTGCGGCAGTGACATCGACGTGGGCGTGGCGGCGTACGAGATGGAGATGCTGGTGGTCCGGGTGGGCCAGTACATCACCACGCCCGTCCGCCAGCCCGCCGCGGCGCAGGGCTGA
- a CDS encoding sensor histidine kinase codes for MNESDPRPPRNPGLRNRIFAVLASLVALWAFAAYVTVGQGLSLVWLAALEQQVAKPTEALIAAIQAERRESVTFAASGAAANRGALDAARTGTDQAVRKLRGALEGTVAQWSTSEASDARLADLLNALNGLPDRRLELDRGGLDRVNANTYFTGLTQLGFDVYGTYTAWDDSEVIFHTSTLVLLTHSQEMISREDAVLSGVLGENRFTDADRAAFTELVGAQEYLSTQVAERLPQPEKGQYLALLNSPEMLALQSLENQVMRAPPGVAPLADAASWRAAVTGAIDATRTLVLDLADQTVVRFRPAIIGIVVQLVLAAGLGLIAVVLSIRFTIRSLRSLQAQLAQLRATALDLAHVRLPRVVERLRVGEQVDVATAAPPLAFGDDDIGQVGRAFDVVQQTAIQATVDQAELRRGVRDVFLSLAHRIQTLVHRQLKMIDLMERQAATDEELAKLFQIDHLATRMRRNAENLVVLSGVPASRTYRAAVPMVDVLRGALAEVEDYPRVRLRAAEPAALAGHAAGDVIHLLAELMENAVSFSPPHTDVDVTGRALPGGYLVEIADRGLGMTDLDLHEANLQLADPPEFQLAGAARLGFYVVGRLAQRYQLVVQLRRSPHDGVTAAVVIPAELIARTAPEVGDRPRERLLATVAAAAAVNPHGRRPAGQAAGTDPAAGPAQPSGDDTRLTPAGLPWREKRPKRVVPRPRDLAEAEARDGVQTAPSYPNGREPQEVSRFLAAYADAARQGRAHAELTGQSPTAAHPEGPAS; via the coding sequence ATGAACGAATCCGACCCCCGACCGCCCCGCAACCCCGGCCTGCGCAACAGGATCTTCGCCGTCCTCGCGTCCCTCGTGGCGCTGTGGGCGTTCGCCGCGTACGTCACCGTGGGGCAGGGGCTCAGCCTGGTCTGGCTGGCCGCGCTGGAGCAGCAGGTCGCCAAGCCGACCGAGGCGCTCATCGCGGCGATCCAGGCCGAGCGCCGCGAGTCGGTCACGTTCGCCGCGTCCGGCGCCGCCGCGAACCGCGGCGCCCTGGACGCCGCCCGCACCGGCACCGACCAGGCCGTGCGCAAGCTGCGCGGGGCGCTGGAGGGCACCGTCGCGCAGTGGTCGACCAGCGAGGCCAGCGACGCGCGGCTGGCCGACCTGCTCAACGCGCTCAACGGGCTGCCCGACCGGCGGCTCGAACTGGACCGGGGCGGCCTGGACCGGGTGAACGCGAACACCTACTTCACCGGCCTGACCCAGCTCGGCTTCGACGTGTACGGCACGTACACCGCCTGGGACGACTCGGAGGTCATCTTCCACACCTCGACGCTGGTCCTGCTCACCCACTCCCAGGAGATGATCTCCCGGGAGGACGCGGTGCTGTCCGGCGTCCTCGGCGAGAACCGGTTCACCGACGCCGACCGCGCCGCGTTCACCGAGCTCGTCGGCGCGCAGGAATACCTGTCGACGCAGGTCGCCGAGCGGCTGCCGCAGCCCGAGAAGGGGCAGTACCTGGCGCTGTTGAACAGCCCCGAGATGCTGGCCTTGCAGTCGCTGGAGAACCAGGTGATGCGGGCCCCGCCCGGCGTGGCCCCGCTGGCGGACGCGGCGTCGTGGCGGGCCGCGGTCACCGGCGCGATCGACGCGACGCGGACCCTGGTGCTGGACCTTGCCGACCAGACGGTGGTCCGGTTCCGCCCCGCGATCATCGGCATCGTCGTGCAGCTGGTGCTGGCCGCCGGGCTCGGGCTCATCGCCGTGGTGCTGTCGATCCGGTTCACCATCCGGTCGCTGCGCTCGCTGCAGGCCCAGCTGGCGCAACTGCGCGCCACCGCGCTGGACCTGGCGCACGTGCGCCTGCCCCGGGTCGTGGAGCGGCTGCGGGTCGGCGAACAGGTCGACGTGGCCACCGCCGCGCCGCCGCTGGCGTTCGGCGACGACGACATCGGCCAGGTCGGTCGGGCGTTCGACGTGGTGCAGCAGACCGCCATCCAGGCCACGGTCGACCAGGCCGAGCTGCGTCGCGGCGTACGCGACGTGTTCCTGAGCCTGGCGCACCGCATCCAGACGCTGGTGCACCGGCAGCTGAAGATGATCGACCTCATGGAGCGGCAGGCCGCCACCGACGAGGAGCTGGCCAAACTGTTCCAGATCGACCACCTGGCCACCCGCATGCGGCGCAACGCGGAGAACCTGGTGGTGCTGTCCGGTGTGCCGGCCAGCCGCACCTACCGCGCCGCCGTGCCGATGGTGGACGTGCTGCGCGGCGCGCTGGCCGAGGTCGAGGACTACCCGCGGGTGCGGCTGCGTGCCGCAGAGCCGGCCGCGCTCGCGGGTCACGCCGCAGGTGACGTCATCCACCTGCTGGCCGAGCTGATGGAGAACGCGGTGTCGTTCTCCCCGCCGCACACCGACGTCGACGTGACGGGCCGCGCCCTGCCCGGCGGATACCTGGTGGAGATCGCCGACCGCGGCCTGGGCATGACCGACCTGGACCTGCACGAGGCGAACCTGCAGCTGGCCGACCCGCCGGAGTTCCAGCTCGCCGGCGCGGCCCGGCTGGGGTTCTACGTGGTCGGCCGGCTGGCGCAGCGCTACCAGCTGGTGGTGCAGCTGCGCCGGTCGCCGCACGACGGGGTGACCGCCGCGGTGGTGATCCCGGCCGAGCTGATCGCCCGGACCGCGCCGGAGGTCGGCGACCGGCCCCGCGAGCGGCTGCTGGCCACCGTCGCCGCCGCGGCCGCGGTCAACCCCCACGGGCGCCGTCCGGCCGGGCAGGCCGCCGGGACGGATCCGGCCGCGGGCCCGGCCCAGCCGAGCGGCGACGACACCAGGCTGACCCCCGCCGGTCTGCCGTGGCGCGAGAAGCGGCCCAAGCGGGTCGTGCCGCGCCCGCGCGACCTGGCCGAGGCCGAGGCACGCGACGGCGTCCAGACCGCCCCGTCGTACCCGAACGGCCGTGAGCCGCAGGAGGTCAGCCGGTTCCTGGCGGCGTACGCCGACGCCGCGCGGCAGGGCCGTGCGCACGCCGAACTGACCGGACAGTCCCCGACCGCAGCACATCCGGAAGGACCAGCATCGTGA
- a CDS encoding discoidin domain-containing protein: MSLSTSSRLPWRSRAGLAAAVAVTLALLAQSLAGVPAQAAGPLISQGKPVLASSIEGAGTPAAAAVDGDPGTRWSSQFSDPQWIRVDLGATAAIDQVKLVWEAAYATGFQIQVSPDGNTWTNIYSTTTGTGGTQTLAVTGSGRYVRVYGTVRANGYGYSLWEFQVFGVIGGQPSPSPSASPSPPPNPGGTPISEFKKVEASSYEGGNAPAAALDGRTATRWSSQFSDPQWIRIDFGGAATISRVVLNWESAFARGYRIETSNDATNWTTIYSTTTGPGGVETLNISGSGRYLRLYGTARATGYGYSLWELQVFGTVSTSATTPPMLSGPTRPPTTTGQFALTGPADAAMVTTTRRPALSWNAVGGAARYQVWINISRTDYDFTQPGNLIDLYTKVAEPTGTTYTPTWDLPDRWTYKWYVVAVNGSGGTLQVSNIRKFSVYLPVLENVADGVNVVNGSRDLNKNGAIEPYEDWRQPVETRVNDLLGRMTLEEKAYQMFYNAQTFNRSGWHFGPAEGPDLHNFLTSSASTRLGIPFVSAGDTIHGYKTTYPTQSALAATRDYPLAYQLGDMQRREQLEVGTRGVLGPLAEVGTKVLYPRIQEGNGENADVAAAQVRALVAGLQGGPELNPASVLATVKHWPGEGAGGEALIVYDAVTIKYHMIPFRAAMEAGAVNIMPGYAGSSLLDPGGPGAGDSAPILAYLRNNLGFTGLITTDWLPSGSWVGAAKAGSDVMGGADPGAPGYSIATFTAGVPAARIDDAVRRILRLKFQLGVFEAPYGDPVNGPYRMHQPSYTALANQASREAMTLLKNNGVLPLRLNAGDNIVVAGPRATDALACCIWTSYFHSEYGSKNIIDAIRARASTAGVNVYQDTGPAPKVAVVAVGEGSYTHGTNWVKEQPYLPADQLAVIQNFRNQNIPVVVVLVMPRPYVITEWDGLAGATVVTYRGGEEMGPALASLLFGDYAPSGRLPWQLPRALTDVLRTGGTDVPADATEAWDLPYDLGATTAQRNEIRARIDAGQTVPTTYGNPLYPYGAGRTGW, from the coding sequence ATGTCGCTCAGCACGTCCTCACGGCTGCCATGGCGCAGCCGCGCGGGCCTGGCGGCGGCCGTCGCCGTCACGCTCGCACTGCTCGCACAGTCCCTGGCGGGCGTGCCCGCCCAGGCCGCCGGTCCGCTGATCTCCCAGGGCAAGCCGGTCCTCGCCTCGTCGATCGAGGGCGCGGGCACCCCGGCCGCCGCCGCCGTCGACGGCGATCCCGGCACCCGCTGGTCCAGCCAGTTCAGCGATCCGCAGTGGATCCGCGTCGACCTCGGCGCGACCGCCGCGATCGACCAGGTGAAACTCGTCTGGGAGGCGGCGTACGCGACCGGCTTCCAGATCCAGGTGTCACCGGACGGCAACACCTGGACCAACATCTACTCGACCACCACGGGGACCGGCGGCACGCAGACCCTCGCGGTCACCGGCAGCGGGCGCTACGTACGCGTGTACGGGACGGTCCGTGCCAACGGCTACGGCTACTCGCTGTGGGAGTTCCAGGTCTTCGGCGTCATCGGCGGCCAGCCCAGCCCCAGCCCGAGCGCCAGCCCGAGTCCTCCGCCGAACCCGGGCGGCACGCCGATCTCGGAGTTCAAGAAGGTCGAGGCGTCGTCGTACGAGGGCGGCAACGCCCCCGCCGCCGCCCTCGACGGCCGCACCGCCACCCGCTGGTCCAGCCAGTTCAGCGACCCGCAGTGGATCCGGATCGACTTCGGCGGCGCCGCGACGATCTCCAGGGTCGTGCTGAACTGGGAGTCCGCGTTCGCCCGCGGCTACCGGATCGAGACGTCCAACGACGCGACGAACTGGACCACGATCTACTCGACGACCACCGGCCCCGGCGGCGTCGAAACCCTCAACATCAGCGGCAGCGGCCGCTACCTGCGCCTCTATGGCACCGCCCGGGCCACCGGCTACGGCTACTCGCTGTGGGAGCTGCAGGTGTTCGGCACCGTCAGCACCTCGGCGACCACGCCGCCGATGCTGTCCGGCCCGACCCGGCCCCCGACGACCACCGGCCAGTTCGCACTGACCGGCCCGGCCGACGCCGCCATGGTCACCACCACCCGCCGGCCGGCGCTGAGCTGGAACGCGGTCGGCGGCGCGGCCCGCTACCAGGTGTGGATCAACATCAGCCGCACCGACTACGACTTCACCCAGCCGGGCAACCTCATCGACCTGTACACCAAGGTCGCCGAACCGACCGGCACGACCTACACCCCCACCTGGGACCTGCCGGACCGGTGGACCTACAAGTGGTACGTGGTGGCGGTCAACGGCTCCGGCGGCACGCTCCAGGTGTCGAACATCCGGAAGTTCAGCGTGTACCTGCCGGTGCTGGAGAACGTCGCCGACGGCGTCAACGTCGTCAACGGCAGCCGCGACCTGAACAAGAACGGCGCCATCGAGCCGTACGAGGACTGGCGGCAGCCGGTCGAGACACGGGTCAACGACCTCCTCGGGCGCATGACGCTGGAGGAGAAGGCCTACCAGATGTTCTACAACGCCCAGACCTTCAACCGGTCGGGCTGGCACTTCGGCCCGGCGGAAGGACCGGACCTGCACAACTTCCTGACCTCGTCGGCGTCGACGCGGCTGGGCATCCCGTTCGTGTCGGCGGGCGACACCATCCACGGCTACAAGACCACCTACCCGACGCAGAGCGCCCTGGCCGCGACCAGGGACTACCCGCTGGCGTACCAGCTGGGCGACATGCAGCGGCGCGAACAGCTGGAGGTCGGCACCCGCGGCGTGCTCGGGCCGCTGGCGGAGGTCGGCACGAAGGTGCTGTACCCGCGCATCCAGGAGGGCAACGGCGAGAACGCCGACGTCGCCGCCGCGCAGGTGCGGGCCCTGGTGGCCGGTCTGCAGGGCGGCCCGGAGCTGAACCCGGCGTCGGTGCTGGCCACGGTCAAGCACTGGCCGGGCGAGGGCGCGGGCGGTGAGGCGCTGATCGTGTACGACGCGGTCACCATCAAGTACCACATGATCCCGTTCCGGGCGGCGATGGAGGCCGGCGCGGTCAACATCATGCCGGGGTACGCGGGCAGTTCGCTGCTCGACCCGGGCGGCCCGGGGGCCGGCGACAGCGCGCCGATCCTGGCGTACCTGCGCAACAACCTCGGGTTCACCGGTCTGATCACGACCGACTGGCTGCCCTCGGGCTCCTGGGTCGGCGCGGCCAAGGCCGGCTCGGACGTGATGGGCGGGGCGGACCCGGGCGCGCCCGGCTACTCCATCGCCACCTTCACCGCCGGTGTCCCGGCGGCCCGCATCGACGACGCGGTCCGGCGCATCCTGCGGCTGAAGTTCCAGCTCGGCGTGTTCGAGGCACCGTACGGCGACCCGGTCAACGGGCCGTACCGGATGCACCAGCCGTCCTACACCGCGCTGGCCAACCAGGCCTCGCGGGAGGCGATGACGCTGCTCAAGAACAACGGCGTGCTGCCGCTGCGGCTCAACGCGGGCGACAACATCGTCGTCGCCGGGCCGCGGGCCACGGACGCGCTGGCCTGCTGCATCTGGACCAGCTACTTCCACTCCGAGTACGGGTCGAAGAACATCATCGACGCGATCCGGGCCAGGGCCTCGACCGCCGGGGTGAACGTCTACCAGGACACGGGGCCCGCGCCGAAGGTGGCGGTCGTCGCCGTCGGCGAGGGCTCCTACACCCACGGCACCAACTGGGTGAAGGAGCAGCCGTACCTGCCCGCCGACCAACTCGCCGTCATCCAGAACTTCCGCAACCAGAACATCCCGGTCGTGGTCGTGCTGGTGATGCCTAGGCCGTACGTCATCACCGAGTGGGACGGGCTGGCCGGGGCGACCGTGGTCACCTACCGCGGCGGCGAGGAGATGGGCCCGGCGCTGGCGTCGCTGCTGTTCGGCGACTACGCGCCGAGCGGCAGGCTGCCGTGGCAGCTGCCCCGGGCGCTGACCGACGTGCTGCGAACCGGCGGGACCGACGTGCCCGCCGACGCCACCGAGGCCTGGGACCTGCCGTACGACCTGGGCGCGACGACGGCCCAGCGCAACGAGATCCGGGCGCGGATCGACGCCGGACAGACGGTGCCGACCACGTACGGCAACCCGCTCTACCCGTACGGAGCCGGACGAACCGGCTGGTGA